A single region of the Pararge aegeria chromosome 18, ilParAegt1.1, whole genome shotgun sequence genome encodes:
- the LOC120631420 gene encoding uncharacterized protein LOC120631420 isoform X2, producing the protein MYGLVYNTGGSKTLRYFRVRYSHNKSLSKMIKRLMGVYARRFIISLRSNMCYNGKCMHCIDVETGSLIFAIISVVLTGLGILVTIGALVYVNVMIAAASHAEADPDSIRMAIAASFTANVTLGVLLCLIVVPFAFTIVLIKGLVQKKAAYVKIYFIYAVICKSLALVGAVVGMASGRYSPLHAITVLAVIAIYVLILRMIYLTYKKLEVDAQFDRTKLVEQKY; encoded by the exons ATGTATGGGCTAGTATACAACACCGGAGGTTCCAAGACACTACGGTATTTCCGAGTGCGGTACTCccataataaaagtttaagtaaaatgattaaaagaCTCATGGGTGTCTACGCAAGACGATTTATCATCTCACTGAG ATCCAACATGTGCTATAACGGGAAATGTATGCATTGCATCGACGTCGAGACGGGGTCTCTGATTTTTGCGATTATAAGCGTT GTGCTAACTGGTCTGGGGATCCTGGTCACGATTGGTGCACTGGTATATGTGAACGTCATGATAGCGGCCGCGTCACACGCGGAGGCTGACCCCGACTCCATAAGGATGGCGATCGCGGCATCCTTCACGGCTAACGTCACGCTTGGCGTCTTGCTGTGCCTCATTGTCGTGCCATTCGCCTTCACCATCGTGCTGATTAAAGGACTCGTGCAG AAAAAAGCAGCCTACGTGAAGATATATTTCATCTACGCTGTTATCTGCAAGTCGCTGGCCCTGGTTGGAGCAGTAGTCGGTATGGCATCCGGCAGATACTCCCCACTGCACGCAATCACTGTTCTTGCTGTCATCG CGATCTACGTGCTGATCTTGAGGATGATCTATTTAACCTACAAGAAACTGGAAGTGGACGCCCAGTTCGATAGAACCAAGCTTGTCGAGCAGAAATACTAA
- the LOC120631544 gene encoding indole-3-acetaldehyde oxidase-like — translation MSYIEFTVNGEKCTVDNSLHRETTLNAFLRYHLGLPGTKSMCRVGICGACIVNVTAQRETSGTVETFSVNSCLVLVFSCDGWDITTIEGVGDRLKGYSEIQKRIAAFNATQCGYCTPGWAMHLNSLINKGLNMVELENSFGCNTCRCTGYRPILDTVKSFAVDASPALCKKVEEIEDLTTGFRNKAKICDRKCSTCSDGDWSLINAVTNREPMTLNFGETKFIKVFDEEQVFDSFQIYGTKACMLIDGNTGKGLIKDFEWPAVLIDISSVPSLKHHYYDQNLVLGANVSLEDCIAIFKQASLRMDEFAYLSEFIKHFDLVAQIPVRKLGSLAGNVMLKHINNAYQSDIFLLFEAIGATITIRDADGIRTSYSMAYFLEINMLGKLIVSFNLPPEDSLHIFRSYKIMPRSQNALAIVNAAFSVKLDNNNCIDSINIVYGNISPDFIHAAQTEGYLRGKNLFHNQVLKGATGILNKEIVPEDIPPQPSPWARKKLAIGLFYKFVLGLSQEGTISSRYRSGGELITRPLSSGMQSFQTDPSLYPLNQPVQKLEAVIQSSGEAQYVNDIPSMKNEVFGAFVLSTVYNGEVDEIDCKHALQLDGVLALYTAKDIPGINSFTVPGIQLETENEEILAETIKHYGQTIAIVVAVTNDLAISAAKKVKVTYKNVRNTPPIITIKQAKKFSDRIISGDTIEPKGRGNNIKKVIKGVFEAKSQYAYYIEPLSCITVPVDTGLEVYDATQWMDLTQIAVAKCLNMPESDVHLKVRRIGGGFGGKISRNAHVACASAIVAKGLNRPCRFILPLETNLTIAGGRLPMECEYEVGVDDDGKIQHVNASITEDAGCSHNENVLSFVTGSFKSCYNTENFNLKTYAVRTDLNSNSYVRAPGTLEGVMSIENIMEHIGFALNKDPIEIRLANMREDEKDLPKLIKSLKSKADYENRLKEVETFNKNNRWMKKAIKVNTMFFPVQYYGNYTALVSVYRGDGTVTITTGGIEMGQGVNTKAAQVCAYELGIPLDDVKVIPNYSFVAANNVFSGSSIVSECICYSIIRACKILKERLKPIKDQLVDPTWLEVIQKAGEEEMDLSARYMMGDTEPDLHKYNTYAATALEVQLDVLTGKFQICRCDILEDVGLSANPNIDVGQIEGAYVQGLSYFTYEHFVYDKYTGQMLTNDAFNYEVFLAKDTPVDFRVHLRYNSKNHKGVLGSKAVGEMGICSSPGIIYALRQCILESRKDSGHDPNEWFDLDLPLTTESILKALDVKLDELQLL, via the exons ATGTCTTATATCGAATTTACTGTGAATGGGGAAAAATGTACAG TGGACAACTCCCTTCATCGGGAGACGACCCTGAACGCGTTTCTCAGGTATCACTTGGGACTCCCCGGCACAAAATCCATGTGCAGGGTGGGTATATGCGGAGCGTGTATTGTGAACGTGACTGCACAGAGAGAGACCAGTGGCACCGTGGAGACATTCTCCGTTAATTCC TGCCTGGTGCTTGTGTTCTCCTGCGACGGATGGGACATTACCACCATAGAGGGTGTTGGAGACCGACTAAAGGGATACAGCGAGATTCAGAAACGCATAGCTGCGTTTAACGCAACACAGTGCGGTTATTGTACTCCTGGATGGGCCATGCACTTAAATAG TCTTATTAACAAGGGACTCAATATGGTTGAGTTAGAGAATTCATTTGGTTGCAACACGTGTCGGTGTACCGGATACCGGCCTATCCTAGACACAGTGAAATCATTTGCAGTAGATGCTAGTCCAGCACTCTGCAAAAAAGTTGAAGAAATAGAAGACCTTACAACTGGCTTTAGGAACAAAGCCAAAATATGCGACCGTAAATGTTCTACATGCAGCGATGGCGATTGGAGTTTAATTAACGCAGTCACTAATCGTGAAccaatgacattaaattttggGGAAACCAAGTTCATCAAAGTCTTTGACGAGGAGCAGGTCTTTGATAGTTTTCAAATTTATGGTACAAAGGCTTGTATGTTGATTGATGGAAATACTGGAAAAG gaCTCATCAAAGATTTTGAGTGGCCGGCAGTTTTGATAGACATAAGCTCTGTTCCGTCCCTAAAGCACCATTACTATGATCAGAACCTAGTTCTCGGAGCAAACGTTTCATTAGAAGACTGCATTGCAATATTCAAGCAAGCCTCATTGCGAATGGATGAATTTGCGTATTTAtcagaatttataaaacattttgattTGGTAGCACAAATTCCAGTAAGAAAG TTGGGGTCATTGGCGGGGAATGTTATGCTAAAGCACATAAACAATGCCTATCAATCTGACATATTTTTACTGTTTGAGGCAATTGGGGCCACTATTACAATac GTGATGCAGATGGTATAAGAACTTCATATTCCATGGCATATTTTCTCGAAATCAATATGCTAGGTAAATTGATCGTAAGCTTTAATTTGCCACCAGAAGATTCACTTCATATATTCAGGAGCTATAAA ATAATGCCAAGAAGTCAAAACGCTTTAGCCATCGTCAATGCTGCTTTTAGTGTTAAACTTGACAACAATAACTGTATTGactcaataaatattgtttacggTAACATTTCTCCCGATTTCATACATGCTGCCCAAACAGAAGGATATCTGAGAGGAAAGAATTTATTTCACAACCAGGTATTAAAAGGAGCAACTGGTATATTAAATAAGGAGATCGTTCCCGAAGATATCCCCCCTCAACCATCACCGTGGGCAAGGAAGAAATTGGCAATAGGCCTATTTTACAAG tTTGTTCTTGGTTTGTCTCAAGAAGGAACTATTTCTTCACGCTATCGGTCTGGTGGTGAGTTAATCACTCGCCCTCTATCTAGCGGTATGCAGAGTTTCCAAACGGATCCTTCACTGTATCCTCTCAATCAACCAGTACAGAAACTAGAAGCTGTAATTCAGTCTTCTGGAGAGGCTCAATATGTTAATGATATACCATCGATGAAGAACGAAGTATTTGGTGCATTTGTATTATCTACAGTCTATAATGGTGAAGTTGACGAAATTGATTGTAAACACGCATTG CAATTAGATGGCGTTCTTGCATTATATACTGCCAAAGATATACCAGGAATAAATTCTTTCACTGTGCCCGGAATACAACTTGAAACAGAAAATGAAGAGATATTGGCAGAAACTATAAAACACTATGGACAAACAATAGCCATTGTGGTGGCTGTTACAAATGATTTAGCTATAAGCGCGGCTAAAAAAGTCAAAGTGACATATAAGAATGTTCGAAACACACCaccaattataactattaaacaAGCTAAAAAATTCAGCGATAGAATCATCTCAGGTGATACGATTGAGCCAAAGGGGAGgggaaataatataaagaaagtaATAAAAGGTGTCTTCGAAGCAAAGTCCCAGTATGCTTATTATATTGAGCCTCTTTCATGCATAACAGTGCCTGTAGACACTGGCTTGGAAGTTTATGATGCAACCCAATGGATGGATTTGACGCAAATAGCGGTAGCGAAATGTTTAAATATGCCGGAAAGCGA CGTACATTTGAAGGTTCGTCGCATAGGAGGCGGTTTCGGTGGAAAAATAAGTCGCAACGCACACGTAGCGTGCGCTTCTGCAATTGTTGCAAAGGGATTGAACCGCCCATGCAGATTCATATTGCCATTAGAGACCAACCTCACCATTGCTGGCGGAAGATTGCCTATGGAGTGCGAATATGAG GTGGGCGTTGACGATGATGGCAAGATCCAACACGTTAATGCTTCAATCACAGAGGACGCTGGTTGTTCACACAATGAGAATGTTTTGAGCTTTGTTACTGGTAGTTTCAAAAGTTGTTACAACACTGAGAACTTTAATCTAAAGACTTATGCTGTACGAACCGACTTGAATTCTAACTCTTACGTAAGAGCGCCTG gtaCCTTGGAAGGTGTTATGAGTATAGAAAACATAATGGAGCATATAGGTTTTGCCTTGAACAAAGATCCCATTGAAATTCGTCTAGCTAACATGAGAGAAGATGAGAAGGATTTACCGAAACTTATAAAATCACTAAAATCGAAAGCCGATTACGAGAACAGATTGAAAGAAGTTGAAACGTTCAACAAAAACAATAGATGGATGAAGAAGGCAATTAAAGTCAACACTATGTTCTTCCCGGTACAATATTACGGTAACTACACGGCGTTAGTTTCAGTTTATCGCGGTGATGGTACGGTAACAATAACCACAGGTGGTATTGAAATGGGTCAAGGTGTCAACACAAAAGCTGCTCAGGTCTGCGCTTATGAATTAGGAATACCGCTTGATGACGTTAAAGTAATTCCCAATTACTCATTCGTAGCGGCTAATAACGTTTTCTCAGGCTCCAGTATCGTTAGCGAATGCATTTGCTACTCGATAATAAGAGCGTGTAAAATTCTGAAGGAGCGACTAAAGCCGATAAAAGATCAGTTGGTCGATCCAACGTGGTTGGAAGTGATACAAAAGGCTGGGGAGGAAGAAATGGATCTGAGCGCGCGTTATATGATGGGTGATACAGAACCAGATTTGCATAAATACAACACGTACGCCGCCACAGCTTTGGAAGTGCAATTGGACGTGTTAACTGGAAAGTTCCAAATTTGTAGATGTGACATATTGGAGGATGTTGGATTGAGTGCCAATCCGAATATTGATGTTGGTCAG ATAGAAGGTGCCTACGTGCAAGGTTTAAGTTATTTCACTTATGAGCATTTTGTGTACGATAAATACACAGGCCAAATGCTTACAAACGACGCATTTAACTACGAAGTGTTTTTGGCGAAAGATACACCAGTCGACTTCAGGGTTCACTTGAGATATAATTCTAAAAATCACAAAGGTGTATTGGGCTCCAAAG CTGTTGGAGAAATGGGCATTTGCTCGTCGCCTGGTATAATTTATGCGTTGAGACAATGCATTTTAGAATCGCGCAAAGATTCTGGACACGATCCTAATGAATGGTTTGATCTTG ATTTACCTCTCACGACAGAGTCGATTCTTAAAGCGCTGGATGTGAAACTTGATGAGCTTCAGCTATTATAA